The Ananas comosus cultivar F153 linkage group 4, ASM154086v1, whole genome shotgun sequence region AATATTTACAGCAAAACCATTCATAACAGGTGTGCTCTGCatcatttctatttttatttttttctcatgttCTTCATTGCTTACTTGGCAATCTCCTATTTTTTCCAatgaaataaaaaggaaaaaaaaacaatcaacaaTGTATTTTCATTTGTTGTTTTGAAATACATCGCATAAATAAAGAGTATCAGAAATTCAGTATGCCCATTCCAAGATACCTTTAATCTCACAGTACTTGGAGGAGAAAACGAAACCTACGGAACTCCAAACGCTACCTTAAAACTCAACAActcaagaaaggaaaagagTTGGAAGTCGGGTTGCTCAAGGAACAAGTACCGTGGAATACTAATCTCGGTGACCCTTTTTCAGCGAAAGAGATATCTTGAAACTTAAAATCTCTCTATCTAGCGAATCTGATTGTCCACTCTGCAGCTATTTCATCATGCTTGGCTCTATCAGTCAAGTACAAGCGAGCGATGCTCGAGACAAGAGGGTTATCTGCAAATATCAAACAATAAAGTCCTTGTAAGAAAAGTTTTGAAATTCGATGATTTACACAACTGGCGAACTAATCATTGAGAATGATTAGATAACAGCAGTACATTACATGGATCAGGATTTGTGATGATATTTTTGATCGCCAATAAGACCTTTGAAATTGTCAGAGTTGGGCTCCACCCGTCCTTCAAAATGTCCAAACTTAATTTGCCTGCAGAATCAACATTGCAGTGGTATATTCGTGTTTTGAAAGTCACCTACAAAGCAAAATTGCGAACCAGAAATGTCAAACAGTTATTTCGTAtgcaaaatatagaaaattcgAGTTATTTTAAACAATATACATCACAGTGAGTGTGCATTTATAGGACTCTGCATTAaagtcaataaataaataaattaataaagatCTAATAAATAAAGAACTAAACTCATTGATACAGTGATCTTGCCTTAAGCTGCTCTTTTAAACTTCTGCAGTGTTGTGTATCAGATAATCTCGTAATAAAATGTTTCCACATACATTTGCTTCAGATagttcataatttttctttcttttttttttttttttggtttaccaGGATGAATTAGTGCGGCATTGCATCCGTACAACAATTTCATGTTGCTACAAAAGGTAAATGTATACAGACATACCTGAAACTTAGCACATTTTGAAGTAGGTGGATGAACTTAAAATCTATTAGTTTCAGTACCTAACCTTCCATAGTATTCTTATTTCAGTACATCTCTGTTTGGTTCCGCCAAAAACAAACTGTTCTGTCACAgaagcaataaaatattctatcaaGTAGCAAAATGTTACATCAAGAAAGTTAGAAACACCATTACATTCTAAGCGTGCCATTTTTCTGCTTTTTTAAAGCATGAACTTCACTTGATTGGATGCGTCAGCACATGTACTTCTCTTTTGTTGTCATTATTAATGAATCCGCATCGTACCCCAGCCAGTTGCAGAATGGGATCTTCTTccaaaattctttttaaaaaatctaaaagatgTTACTGCTGAGTTTTTGCTTTTTGTCGCCAAACAAATTCCACAAATTTATAGTTTGCAAGCAATCTGCCAGTTCATCAAATAAGTTACATTTGTTTACGAAGTAAAACTTCAACAAAACCACAAAAACTACTACACACTCGTATAGAAGCCAAAAGTTGAACTTACAAATCTGATGCTGGATTTATGAAGTAGAAGAGAAGACCGTCATGTATATATTCAAATTCTCTTACCATTGGGGGTTTGAACGGATATTCCGATGGAAATATAATGTCGAGGAAAAATATGCCGCCTTCATATGGTGAACCTATAAAAGAGAACCAATATGGGCTTGTGATATCTTATAATTGAACCCTCAAATACTGGCATAAATAGAGAGCATACAATTATAATGTAAAGCAATCATTAAGTAGTTATGATTAACAAGTGCTTTAGCACTTGGGCTCTGTTTGGATGTCGAAATAAGCTATCCAGTGATATCCTATTTGGTACGAAGTTGCAAGCTAGAAATAAGATAATAACCTCGTGGTGAAATATGCTATTCTAGCAAATCATGAATGTCAAGACCTCTCAAGGAACTACCTTTCAATTACACAAGAAAATCTTTATTTATTGGAAAGGTGatacaaaaataacttattccaaCATCCAAAAAACCTTGAGGTCATAAATGTGCCAATTTCATAtgataagaaataagaaaagaagcaaaaatcAAGAGTTTAAAAAGTGGAATTGTAATACAAAACTTTAGATtccagaaa contains the following coding sequences:
- the LOC109709000 gene encoding constitutive photomorphogenesis protein 10 yields the protein MLLLLLVLVGEREREPPAGGGGGGSGGGGGGGGGGVRPWASATSVSASGKRIQKEMLELNADPPADCSAGPKGDNLYHWLSTLIGPSGSPYEGGIFFLDIIFPSEYPFKPPMVTFKTRIYHCNVDSAGKLSLDILKDGWSPTLTISKVLLAIKNIITNPDPYNPLVSSIARLYLTDRAKHDEIAAEWTIRFAR